In one window of Arachis ipaensis cultivar K30076 chromosome B06, Araip1.1, whole genome shotgun sequence DNA:
- the LOC107646103 gene encoding AAA-ATPase At2g46620, giving the protein MPAMVILLVALAVLLLFFSFSKKLWRGVEDWFHVYQFLKVPQHNHTTLQENHLYRKVSLYLHSLPSIEDSDFTTLLTGKKYNDILLCLGPDQTIQDRFLGATVFWHNQTDVDDGADQNPQFNRARAFVLKIRKVDKRRILRPYLQHIHAVADDIEQQGNRDLRLFMNTAAAAQGRGRWRSVPFTHPCTFETLAMESDLKNRVKSDLESFLRAKQYYNRLGRVWKRSFLLYGPSGTGKSSFVAAMANFLRYDVYDIDLSKVPSDSDLKLLLLQTTPKSVVVVEDLDRFLAEKSTAVSSSGMLNFMDGVVSSCCGEEKVMVFTMNSKEHVDPNLLRPGRVDVHIHFPLCDFTAFKTMANNYLGVKEHKLFPQVQEIFQNGASLSPAEIGELMIANRNSPSRAIKSVITALQTDGDGRGSGSPIVRHTGEDDVDEPDAVMCGEGLHTVKDLRKLYGFFRLKNTRRSPSSNTSSMPSPLR; this is encoded by the coding sequence ATGCCTGCAATGGTCATACTCTTGGTAGCCCTCGCCGTTCtgctcctcttcttctccttctccaagAAGCTATGGAGGGGCGTGGAAGACTGGTTCCACGTGTACCAGTTCTTGAAGGTCCCACAGCACAACCACACAACCTTGCAGGAGAATCATCTCTACAGAAAGGTCTCCCTCTACTTGCATTCTCTCCCTTCCATCGAAGACTCTGATTTCACAACACTCCTTACTGGCAAGAAGTATAACGACATCCTTCTCTGCCTCGGCCCCGACCAAACCATTCAGGACCGTTTTCTCGGAGCCACCGTCTTCTGGCACAACCAAACCGACGTCGACGACGGTGCTGATCAGAATCCCCAATTCAATCGCGCCAGAGCCTTCGTTCTCAAGATAAGAAAAGTGGACAAACGCCGAATCCTCCGCCCCTACCTTCAGCACATTCACGCCGTCGCCGACGATATTGAGCAGCAAGGGAACCGCGATCTGCGGCTATTCATGAACACCGCTGCCGCTGCACAGGGAAGAGGAAGGTGGAGATCAGTTCCTTTTACCCACCCCTGCACCTTTGAAACCCTTGCCATGGAGTCCGATCTCAAGAACCGGGTGAAATCCGACCTCGAATCGTTCCTCAGGGCGAAGCAGTACTACAACCGGCTTGGCCGAGTGTGGAAACGGAGCTTCCTCTTATACGGTCCTTCCGGAACCGGAAAATCGAGCTTCGTCGCTGCCATGGCCAATTTCCTTCGCTACGACGTGTATGACATCGACCTCTCCAAGGTTCCCAGCGATTCGGATCTGAAACTGCTCCTACTACAGACGACGCCGAAATCAGTGGTAGTGGTGGAGGACCTCGACCGGTTCCTGGCGGAGAAATCCACGGCGGTGAGCTCTTCAGGGATGCTGAACTTTATGGACGGAGTAGTGAGCTCGTGCTGTGGCGAGGAGAAGGTGATGGTGTTCACGATGAACAGCAAGGAACACGTGGATCCGAACCTTCTTCGGCCGGGTCGGGTCGACGTTCACATCCACTTTCCCTTGTGCGATTTCACGGCGTTCAAGACGATGGCGAATAACTACCTTGGAGTGAAGGAGCACAAGCTGTTCCCTCAGGTTCAAGAGATTTTCCAGAACGGCGCGAGTCTCAGCCCCGCCGAGATCGGCGAGTTGATGATCGCTAACCGAAACTCACCGAGTCGGGCCATCAAATCGGTGATCACCGCCTTACAAACGGACGGCGATGGGAGAGGGTCCGGGAGTCCGATCGTACGGCATACAGGGGAGGATGACGTGGACGAACCTGACGCTGTTATGTGTGGTGAGGGTCTCCACACGGTTAAGGATTTGCGTAAATTGTACGGCTTTTTCAGGTTGAAGAATACCAGAAGATCCCCCTCCTCCAACACCAGCTCAATGCCCAGCCCCTTGAGATGA